The Pseudomonas graminis region TTGATGTTGCTGACCATCAGCATGCCCGCCGCTGCGACCAATAGCGCAACCAGAAACGACAGTTTCGAGCCCTGAATGCCGTAATCGCTGAATGCCCAGACGGTGCCTGCTACAACGCCCGCGGCGGCGGGACTTGCCAGGCCGATGAAGTAGCGCTTGTCGGCCTTGCCCACTTGGGTATTGAAGCGGGCCAGACGCAACGCCGCACCCGCCACATAGATGAAGGCGACCATCCAGCCGACCTTGCCCATGTCACCCAGCGCCCAGCCAAACGCCAACAGTGCTGGCGCCACGCCGAAAGCAACCATGTCGGACAGCGAGTCGTACTCTGCACCGAAGGCGCTCTGAGTGTTGGTCATCCGCGCGACCCGGCCATCCAGACCATCCAGGACCATGGCAACGAAGATGGCGATGGCAGAGAACGCGAAGTACTTGCTCGCGCTCGCCTGGTCACCCGCACTCAACGCACTTTGCGCACTCATCGCACTGATGATTGCGTAGAAGCCGGCGAACAGGTTAGCGGTGGTGAACAGATTGGGTAGCAGGTAAATGCCGCGATGGCGCACCTTGCGCCCCTCGTCGTCATGGCCCTCTTCAATGTGTTCATCGATCGGTAGCAGGCTTTCGGCGTCAGAAGCCTTGTTCGGCTCTTCGGGACGTTCGCTCATTGACAATACCTTGCAGCTGAATAATTTCGACAAATGCTTGTGGCCTCGGGGCCGACAAACGATGCAGCTTTATACCAGATGAGCCCCCATAACGAAAAAACGCGACCCAGGGCCGCGTTTTTTCATGCAAGAAGCTGATCTGTGATCTTAGTTCTTGGCTTGGTCGACGATCTTGTTCTTCGCGATCCAAGGCATCATCGAGCGCAGTTGCTCACCGATAATTTCCAGGCCATGCGCCTTGTTGTTACGACGCTTGGCGGTCATCGACGGGTAGCCGCTGGCACCCTCGGCGATGAACATCTTCGCGTACTCGCCGTCCTGGATGCGCTTCAGAGCGTTGCGCATGGCCTGACGGGATTCGGCGTTGATGACTTCCGGGCCGGTCACGTACTCGCCGTATTCGGCGTTGTTGGAGATCGAGTAGTTCATGTTGGCGATACCGCCTTCGTACATGAGGTCAACGATCAGCTTCAGTTCGTGCAGGCATTCGAAGTAGGCCATTTCCGGCGCATAACCGGCTTCAACCAAAGTCTCGAAACCGGCCTTGACCAGCTCAACGGTACCGCCACACAGAACGGCTTGTTCGCCGAACAGGTCGGTTTCAGTCTCGTCCTTGAAGGTGGTTTCGATGATGCCGGTACGGCCGCCGCCTACACCCGAAGCATATGACAGGGCGACGTTCTTGGCATTGCCCGAAGCGTCCTGGTAAACAGCGATCAGGTCAGGGATGCCACCGCCTTTGACGAACTCGGTACGCACGGTGTGGCCCGGTGCTTTTGGCGCGATCATGATCACGTCGAGGTCGGCACGCGGGACAACCTGGTTGTAGTGAATCGCGAAGCCGTGGGAGAAGGCCAGTGTTGCGCCCTTCTTGATGTTCGGCTCGATTTCGTTTTTGTACAGCTGGGACTGGAATTCGTCCGGGGTCAGGATCATGACCAGATCTGCAGCGGCGACAGCGGAAGCCACGTCGGTCACTTTCAGGCCGTGAGCTTCAGCTTTGGCGACAGTAGCCGAACCCTTGCGCAGGCCAACAGTGACATCAACGCCGGAGTCTTTCAGGTTGCACGCTTGAGCGTGGCCCTGGGAACCGTAACCGATGATGGCAACTTTTTTGCCCTGGATGATCGAAAGGTCGCAGTCTTTGTCGTAATAAACTTTCATGAAATTCCCCTGATAACGTGGCCGCAAGGCCCTTTGCAAAATTAGGTTAGATGCTCAGCACTTTGTCGCCGCGGGCTATGCCGGTAACGCCGCTGCGAACGGTTTCCAGAATGGCCGTGGTGCCAATCGCCTGGATGAAGCTGTCCAGCTTGTCGCTTGTCCCGGTCAACTGCACGGTATAGACGCTGCTGGAGACATCGACGATCTGGCCGCGGAAGATGTCGGTGGTGCGCTTGATCTCGGCACGCTGTGCGCCGGTGGCCTTCACCTTGATCAGCATCAGTTCGCGCTCGATGTGGGCGCTTTCCGACAGGTCGACCAGCTTGACCACCTCCACCAGCTTGTTGAGGTTCTTGGTGATTTGCTCGATCACTTCATCATGACCAACAGTGGTCAACGTCAGACGCGACAGAGTCGGATCCTCGGTTGGCGCCACTGTCAGGCTTTCGATGTTGTAGTTGCGCTGGGAAAACAGGCCAACCACACGAGACAGGGCACCCGGTTCGTTTTCCAGCAATAGCGAAATAATGTGGCGCATGGTTATGTCCGCTCCGTCTTGCTCAGCCACATGTCACGCATGGACCCGTCTCTGATCTGCATCGGATAGACGTGCTCGCCGACATCGACCTTGATATCAAGGAATACCAGGCGATCCTTCATGGCGAACGCTTCTTCCATCATCGGCTTCAGGTCTTTCAGGTCAGTGATGCGCATGCCGACATGACCGTATGCCTCGACCAATTTGACGAAGTCAGGCAGCGACTCCATGTAGGAATGCGAGTGACGGCCGCTGTAACTCATGTCCTGCCACTGACGGACCATGCCGAGCACGCCGTTGTTGAGCAGGATGATCTTCACCGGCAGGTTGTATTGCAGGCAGGTCGACAGTTCCTGAATGTTCATCTGAATGCTGCCTTCGCCGGTGACGCAGGCGACATTGTCATTCGGGAAACTCAGCGCAACGCCCATCGCGGCAGGCAGGCCAAAGCCCATCGTGCCGAGACCGCCGGAGTTGATCCAGCGATTGGGTTTGTTGAAGCGATAGTACTGAGCCGCGAACATCTGGTGCTGACCCACGTCAGAGGTGACGTAGGCATCGCCTTTGGTCACTTCACACAACGTCTCGATCACGGTCTGCGGCTTGATGACGGTTCCGTCGCCACGGTTGTACGGAAACAGGTCACCGCCAGCACGCCACTCTTCGATCTGCTTCCACCACGTCGCGACCGACTCCTTGTCAGGGGATTCGGCGAGCTCTTTGAGGGTCGCAACCATTTCGGTCAGCACGCTCTCAACCGGCCCGACAATGGGCACGTCCGCCTTGATGGTCTTGGAGATGGATGCCGGGTCAATGTCGACGTGAATGATTTTGGCGTTCGGGCAGAACTTCGCCGGGCCATTGATTACGCGATCGTCGAAACGCGCGCCGACCGCAAGAATCACGTCGGCGTGGTGCATCGCCAGGTTGGCGGTGTAGCTGCCATGCATGCCCAACATGCCGACGAACTGGCGATCAGTGCCCGGATAGGCACCCAACCCCATCAGCGTGTTGGTGACCGGGGCGTTCAATTGCTGCGCCAGTTCGGTCAATGGCGCCGAACCGTTGCCCATGATCACGCCGCCACCGGCGTAGATGACCGGGCGTTTGGCCGCGACCAGCATTTCGACGGCCTTGCGGATCTGCCCAGAGTGGCCACGGACCGCCGGGCTGTAGGAGCGCAGCTTGGCTTTCTTGGGGAAGATGTATTCGAACTTTTCCGCCGGGTTGGTCATGTCTTTCGGGATATCGACGACGACAGGACCAGGACGACCGGATTGAGCGAGGTAGAACGCTTTTTTCAAGACTTCCGGGATTTCCGACGGGTGCTTGATCATGAAGCTGTGCTTCACGATCGGCCGGGAGATACCGATCATGTCGGTTTCCTGGAACGCGTCGGTACCGACCATGTTGCTAGGAACCTGGCCGGACAGCACCACCATTGGAATCGAGTCCATGTAGGCGGTCGCGATACCAGTAATGGCGTTGGTTGCGCCGGGACCCGAAGTCACCAGTACAACGCCTGCCTTGCCGGTGGCGCGGGCGTAGCCGTCAGCCATGTGAGTCGCCGCCTGTTCGTGACGAACGAGGATGTGGCTCACAGCCGGTTCTTTGAACAGCGCGTCGTATATATGCAGGAGGGCACCGCCAGGGTACCCGTAGATGTGCTCTACGCCTTCGTCACGCAAAAAGCGGACGACCATTTCAGCGCCAGATAAAAGCTCCACGTTGTTCACCTCTAAAACGCCAGAATACCGTCCACACAAGCGAGGAGACGGGTCTTAATAGGTTTACTGCAAAGCAGAGCATGAGCGACGGTGGTCGCCGACTACGTCAGCACTGACTGAGCAAGTATTGGGATCGCCCCTTTAAGTGTTTCGGGGTCTTCCCACCCAGCGCGAGGTAACGCGTTGCGGGTGTTACGGGTCGGCGCGGGTGTGCGCCTCATGATCTACCGAGACGGTCTGCTTCTGGCAGTCCTTCTACAGCGAGCTTTGGATTGTTGGGATTCGCCCCTCTCAAGTCAAGTCATCGATGCGCTTTCTTCGTCCGCCGCCCGCCAAAAGGCACCGAATGAGGTCGTGGCGTCCCGCTTGTGATAGGTTTCCGGCCATTGCCACAGAAGTAAGGAACCGGGAATGCGCTGGATGATTCTTGCGGCGACGCTGACACTTGCCGTCGCCCCGGCGGTCGGACAGGCCGCACAGATATACAAATGGGTCGACGCTCAGGGCGTAACGCATTTCGACGCCCAGCCGCCTGCCGGGCAGACCGCACAGGAAATCAATACAGGGAGCCCTGTCGCCGCGCCCCCTGCCCCGCCGCCGCAGAATCAAGCTGGAGCTCGGGAGCAGGAAGCAGTCGATGCCAAAGTCAGGAAGCAGGTTGCCGCCCAGGAAGCCAAGCGCAAAGAGGCGTGCGACGAACAGCGAACCAGCCTCGCGCAACTGCAGAACAATCCGCGGGTACGACAGGAGGTGGATGGCGAGCTAAGGCGGTTCACGGAAGAAGAGCGGCAGGCACGCATCGCCGAGGTCAAGAAATACCTCGACGATCAATGCAACTAAGGGTCAAACAGCCTCGGTGATCAACCGATCGAAGTCCTTCAGCAGCGCCAGGAGGTTGCGCGCTTCACGGATACGGCTGGCGTAGACCATCTCCGCCATTTCCAGGATGCCAGATGCCGTAGGCAACGGCATGTCCTGCTCGAGGATGATCTTCATGCGCGGCAGGAAGATCCATTGCAGCCACTGGTCAAAGTCCAGCGTGTCGACACAGAAGGGTTCACGGCTGGACAGCGACTCATCGCTGGGCGGCACGTCCTTCCACCATCCCAGCACGCGCAATTCGCGCTCGATCAACAGCAACTGGTCGGCAATTTTCGGAAAGCGTTTATCCATTGGCTTTCTGCCGTGCCAGCGCTGCACCGGCGGCGTCGCCCTGCTTCTCACGCGATTGGGCAATCAATCCCCAAAGACTTGCTTGAAGGCTGGCGCGACCGTTGGCGTAGGTCAGAGCGCGACGGGCTAACTGCTCAGCCTGAGGCGCATCGCCCTGAGCCAGGCGTACTTGCGCCAGACGGTAAAGGACCTGCGGCTCACGGGGGGCAACACGTTGCGCACGCTCAAGGCTCGATGATGCGCCGTTAAGATCACCGCCGGACTGCTGTTGCTGAGCGGTTGTCAGCAGCGCCAGCACGGGCCCATCCAGTTGCTCGTCTTCTGACAATCCGCCGCTGGACGCAGAGGGAATGCCAGTCGGCGCCGACGCTGGCATGTTGTAGGTATTGCTGGTGGCCGGCGGCGGTGTGTACGGGTTGTTTACCGGGGCCTGATTAACCGGCGCCGTATTGATCGGTGCCGTGCTGATCGGCGCCGTGGTGGGTGGCACGAATGTGGAAATAGGTGCACCACTGGCATTGGCGCCGCCGGGCACCATGACCGTGACACCGGAATCTTCCTGAATCGTCTGCGACTGCGCTGGCGCCTGCACCGGCGCGCGGTAGGTGTTGCTGCGTGTCGACGAAGCACGTTCGCCATTCGAAACGCGTGACCCTGAATCCACCACCGGAATTGCACTGCGCGTCTGGGACGCGCAACCGTTGAGCAAAGCCAGAGCCGTTACAGCCGGAATCCACCACTTGTTCACGTCACATCCTCTTTGCTTAATTCAACCAGGCTTAATTCAACCAGCCCTTGACCCAGTCCATTACCGAATCGGCAGGCGCTGCAGCCCCCCCGCAGGTCGGGCCGGGTTGCGGCTCACTGCCGCGAATATACGGCATCTGGACGGCGTTCGGGCAGCTGGCGTCGGTGCCTTCGCCAGTACTGGCATTGACCCAGCCCTGCACGACGTTGTCGGGCATCGCCATGTCCAGTGGCAGCGGATCGGCCTTCTTCATGAAACTGGTCCAGATCTGCAATGCGCCGGTGGCGCCAGTAAACGGCGTCTTGCCGTTGTCGTCGCGGCCCATCCAGACGATTGCCAGCAAGTCCTGACTGAAACCAGCAAACCAGCTGTCGCGCGAATCGTTGGTGGTGCCCGATTTACCCGCCAGATTCAGCGTGCCTGGCAGCACGTTGTACACCGACTTACCCGTGCCTTCGCGCATCACCCGCTGCATGGCGTTCTGCAAGAGATAGATCGAGCCCGGGTCAAAACGTTGCTGAATCTGGAACGGGTAGCGCTTGAGCGGCTCCCCTTCGGCGGTCAGTACGCTGCGAATCCCGCGCAACGGCGTGTTGAAGCCGCCACTGGCGATGGTCTGGTACATCGTCGCCACTTCGATCGGCGTCAGAGCGCCAGCACCCAAAAGCATCGACGGGAACGCAGGCCATTCGCGGGTCACGCCCAGTTTGGTCAGGGTTTTGAAGACGTTGGGTATGCCCAGGTCCAGACCCAGCTTGGCGCTGGACAGGTTGTAGGAATGCGCCAACCCCTGATACAGAAAAATATTGCCGTGGGCTTTGTGATCGTAGTTCTGCGGTTTCCAGATCTGGCCGTCGGCGCCTTTCACCTGGAAGGGCTCGTCCGGAATCCAACTGGTCAGGGTGTATTGTTGCGGGCGTTCGAGAGCGGTGAGGTAGATGGCCGGCTTGACCAACGACCCAATCGGCCGTACAGCATCCAGCGCTCGGTTGAACCCCGCGAAGCCCGCTTGTCGGCTACCAATCAGCGCCTGGACTTCGCCGGTTTCCGGATTGGTCACGACCATAGCCGTTTCCATTTCGTCAGCGCCTTTGCGGCCCGAGATCTTGGCGAAGCTTTCGCGCACGGCGGCTTCGGATTTCATCTGAAGAATCGGATCAAAGCTGGTGAAGATCCGCAGGCCCTCTTCGGTCAAGTCTTCGTCGCGGTAGTCCTGACGCAATTGGCGTTTGACCAGGTCAAGGAAGTCCGGAAAAGAACTGTCGGCCAGTGAACCAGTTTTGGTCACGCCCAGCGGCATTTTCTTCGCCGCCGCAACCACTTCCGGCGTGGCGATACCCTGCTGCTCGAGCAGATCGAGGACCAGATTGCGCCGCTCCAGCGCACGCTCAGGATTGCGGCGCGGGTTGTAATACGAGGGCCCCTTGACCAGACCGACCAGCAAGGCAACCTGATGCAGCTTCAGCTCCGACAGCGGCTGGCTGAAGAAATACTGACTCGCCAGACCAAAGCCGTGGACCGCACGCTGACCGTCCTGGCCCACGAACACTTCGTTGAGGTAGGCCTCGAGAATCTCCTGCTTGCTGTAATGGATCTCCAGCAAAACAGCCATCATCGCTTCGGTCAGCTTGCGGGTGATGCTGCGCTCGTTGGTCAGGTAGAAGTTCTTGACCAGTTGCTGAGTCAGCGTCGATCCGCCCTGACGCATCTGGCCAGCGGATGCGTTGATCCAGAAAGCGCGCACGATCCCCTTCGGGGATACGCCGAAGTGATGGTAGAAATCGCGGTCTTCGACGGTGACGAGCGTGTCGAGCAAATAAGGCGGCGCCTGATCGAGTTTGATCAGAATCCGGTCTTCGAGATTCTTCGGATACAAGCCGCCAATCATCAAGGGCTCAAGCCGTGCGACAGCCAGCTTGGCACCGTTGGCGGCGGTCAGTTCAGCGACGTAATCGCCGGAGAAGCGCACATGAATCTGCTGCGCAGGATCAGCGCCTTCATAAAACTGGAAACCACGGGTGTTGAGGTCGACAGTGTTGCCGTTGACCGCAGCAGCGCCCGGCCCATTGGCCACGCCTTCGCGGCGATAGCCCAGCGCATCGAGCTCCAGCAGGAAGTCATCGCGTGAAAGCTTCTGCCCGACGAACAGCTCCAGTGGCCGTGCATAAACCTTGGCCGGAATGGTCCAGCGCTTGCCGGAGAATTTCTCCTGGACGATGGAATCCAGGTAAACGGCGAAGCAGCCAAGGATCACCAGCCCGACAAGACTGAGTTTCAGGGCCCAGCCCAACAGGCTGCGCAGGCGGCTGTTGGTGGGTTTGGGGGATTTTTTCGGGGAGCGGGATCGGGTCATGGCGGCGGATTATACGCACTTTCAAAGCCCCCGACAGACCGCCCTTTAAGCGGTTTGCAGCATTGTCTCCAGCGGCCATAATGGCCGCCTTTCGCTACTTCTCTATCGACTTATCACCTTTCAAGGATCGTCCGTGAGCCAGACACTGATAGCCGCGTTGCAAAACCCCGCCCTGTTTCCTCACCCGGTCGAAGAATTTCAGGTCATCGAGACGCATATTTCCTGGGTACTGCTCACCGGCCCATACGTTTACAAGATGAAGAAGCCGGTCAATTTCGGCTTTCTGGACTTCACCAGCCTGCCGGCGCGCCAGCATTTCTGTGAGCAGGAGCTGATGCTGAACCAGCGCCTGACAGACAATCTGTACCTGGAAGTACTGCCCATCACCGGCAGCATCGAAGCCCCGCAGTTGAATGGTGAAGGCGAAGCAATCGAGTACGTGCTGAAAATGCGCCAGTTCCCGCAGGACGGATTGCTCAGCACCTTGCAAGCCAAAGGCGAGTTGACCACGGCGCATATCGACGACATGGCCCGGCAGATCGCCGATTTTCATCTCAAGTCGCCCAAGGTGCCGATGGAAAATCCGCTCGGCAGCGCTGACAGTGCCATGGCGCCGGTCACGCAGAACTTTGAACAGATTCTGCCTTTCCTCAGCGAAAAATCTGACCTCATCCAGCTGGAAGCGCTGGAAGCCTGGGCCAACACCAGTTTCGAGCGCCTCAAGCCTCTGATGAACCAGCGCAAGCTCGACGGCTTTGTGCGGGAATGCCATGGCGACATCCACTTGGGCAATGCAACGCTGATCGATGGCAAGGTCGTGATTTTCGACTGCATCGAGTTCAACGAGCCTTTCCGCATGACGGATGTCTATGCGGACATCGGCTTCCTGGCCATGGACCTTGAGGATCGCGGCCTGAAAAGCCTGTCGCGCCGACTCGTCAGCCAGTACCTGGAACTGACCGGCGACTACGAAGGCTTGCAACTGCTCAATTTCTACAAAGCCTACCGCGCGATGGTCCGTGCCAAAGTGGCGCTGTTCAGCCTGAATGCCAACGCCGATCAGGTGCAGCGCGCCGCGACACTTCGCCAGTACCGCAACTACGCCAACCTGGCCGAAAGCTACAGCGCTATTCCGTCCAACTTCCTGGCCATCACCCATGGCGTTTCGGCGGTCGGCAAAAGTCAGGTCGCGATGCGACTGGTGGAAGCGCTGGGCGCCATCCGTCTTCGGTCGGATGTCGAGCGCAAGCGTGCATTCGCCGACCATGAAGATCTGTACTCCGCCGATGTCAGCGCTGCTACTTATCAGCGCCTGAATGAGCTGGCGGGTGTCGTGCTCCGTGCAGGATTGCCAGTCGTTATCGACGCAACTTATTTGAAGCTCCCACAGCGTCAGGCGACTGCGAAGATCGCCGAGAAGGAAGCGGCCCCATTCCTGATCATTGATTGCGCCGCCCCAAAAGCAGTGATCGAAGGTTGGCTCGCCCAGCGTCGCGCGCAAAATCAGGACCCTTCCGACGCAACCATGGAAGTCATCGAAGCGCAGCTCGCCAGCCGCGAAGCGCTGACCGCTGACGAAATACTGCGCAGCCGTCACGTCGAGACCAACGTCAGCGGCGATCTGGACAAGCTGGTCGCCGACATCCGTCAGCACCTGCCCGGACTCTGATACCTCACCTCCACCAGTGGTCGAGTCGTGCTGGATATCGCTTCACGGCTCGACACTAGTGGCATTATAGTGGCGTCAGAATTCCAACAAAGGAAACGTCAGATGAACCAGCCCAAGCAGCTTGACTCGCCCCTGTTCGCGCTACTGCGAAAAGACGACGTGACCGCCTTCAACCTCGAACGGCCCAAGCAGGGCCCTGTTGATCTTTCGGCTGGGGATTTCCGCGGCCTTGACCTGCGTGAAATCAATGCTGAAGGGATTGATTTCAGTGACGCCTACTTCAGGTCCGCAGACCTGCGTGGCGTCGATTTCCGGACAACCCGGCTCGAGGGTGCAAGCATCGCCCACGCGCAGATCTCCGGGGCGTACTTCCCGCCAGAGCTGAGTGCTGACGAAATTCTCATGTCAGTCAATTTCGGTACGCGCCTGCGTTATCGCACCCGCTGACGTCATCACCCCACTAACCCCCGCCCTGACTTCTCGCCCCGCATGCGCCGCCGTGCCGGGCCCGTGCTCGCCTTTCCTCCTCAGTTGACCCTACCGTTCGGCGGCGCGTGCCGTATTCCACTGAGATTTTCAGCGGAGCGATTCGAGGGCGTCTACGCTCAAGGGCATGGCTCGCCTTTTCAGTTTGTTTCGGGCCTACGGAGAAGTTATTACATGGAATGACTGGAAAGGGCTGCAATCATGGACGATGAATTATTGGGGATGAAGAACTTGGGGAAGACCTCGGTTCAATGGCTTCACGCTGCGGGCATTCACACTATCGCCGACCTGCGCCGTCTGGGCGCAATTCAGGCCTACCGCGCCGTCCAGGTCAGGGGCTTCCGAGCATCCAAAGCGCTGCTGTATTCACTCGAAGGCGCGTTGTCGAATCGCCCTTGGAGCGAGCTGTCTCAGGAATACAAAGACTCCCTGGACACCGAATTGAGGAACGCATGCCCTGGGGCAATCGGGGAACGCTGAACGCTCATAGCAAATAGTCTGCAGAACACTGTTGACTTACAAATGAGAATCACTATGATTATCACATCCGGTCGCGAGACTGGCCGATAAACTGAAAGGCTCCTTGGTTCGGACTCTCAGATTATCTCCTCATCAGGCTAATCACGGTTTTTGACCCGGCTCTTTGCCGGGTCTTTTTTTGCCCGTGATTTACACGCCTACACCCAAGCGGATCAGCAGATCATCCAACAGGCTGGTGGCCCCGAGCCGCAATCTCCCCTGCTCACGCCAGCGCGGCCCAAACCGCGCTTTGACCAAATCCATATGCACCCGCGCTTCATCGAGCGTTCGTACATTGCCGGAAACATTGATCCCCACATGCGCGCCTGAGTCGGCGATGGCCGCGATCAAAATGCGGCTGGCCTGGGGCG contains the following coding sequences:
- the pssA gene encoding CDP-diacylglycerol--serine O-phosphatidyltransferase; protein product: MSERPEEPNKASDAESLLPIDEHIEEGHDDEGRKVRHRGIYLLPNLFTTANLFAGFYAIISAMSAQSALSAGDQASASKYFAFSAIAIFVAMVLDGLDGRVARMTNTQSAFGAEYDSLSDMVAFGVAPALLAFGWALGDMGKVGWMVAFIYVAGAALRLARFNTQVGKADKRYFIGLASPAAAGVVAGTVWAFSDYGIQGSKLSFLVALLVAAAGMLMVSNIKYNSFKELDLKGRVPFVAILAVVLVFAVVFSDPPRILLLIFLGYAASGPIQYLLRLRRQR
- the ilvC gene encoding ketol-acid reductoisomerase, coding for MKVYYDKDCDLSIIQGKKVAIIGYGSQGHAQACNLKDSGVDVTVGLRKGSATVAKAEAHGLKVTDVASAVAAADLVMILTPDEFQSQLYKNEIEPNIKKGATLAFSHGFAIHYNQVVPRADLDVIMIAPKAPGHTVRTEFVKGGGIPDLIAVYQDASGNAKNVALSYASGVGGGRTGIIETTFKDETETDLFGEQAVLCGGTVELVKAGFETLVEAGYAPEMAYFECLHELKLIVDLMYEGGIANMNYSISNNAEYGEYVTGPEVINAESRQAMRNALKRIQDGEYAKMFIAEGASGYPSMTAKRRNNKAHGLEIIGEQLRSMMPWIAKNKIVDQAKN
- the ilvN gene encoding acetolactate synthase small subunit; amino-acid sequence: MRHIISLLLENEPGALSRVVGLFSQRNYNIESLTVAPTEDPTLSRLTLTTVGHDEVIEQITKNLNKLVEVVKLVDLSESAHIERELMLIKVKATGAQRAEIKRTTDIFRGQIVDVSSSVYTVQLTGTSDKLDSFIQAIGTTAILETVRSGVTGIARGDKVLSI
- a CDS encoding acetolactate synthase 3 large subunit — protein: MELLSGAEMVVRFLRDEGVEHIYGYPGGALLHIYDALFKEPAVSHILVRHEQAATHMADGYARATGKAGVVLVTSGPGATNAITGIATAYMDSIPMVVLSGQVPSNMVGTDAFQETDMIGISRPIVKHSFMIKHPSEIPEVLKKAFYLAQSGRPGPVVVDIPKDMTNPAEKFEYIFPKKAKLRSYSPAVRGHSGQIRKAVEMLVAAKRPVIYAGGGVIMGNGSAPLTELAQQLNAPVTNTLMGLGAYPGTDRQFVGMLGMHGSYTANLAMHHADVILAVGARFDDRVINGPAKFCPNAKIIHVDIDPASISKTIKADVPIVGPVESVLTEMVATLKELAESPDKESVATWWKQIEEWRAGGDLFPYNRGDGTVIKPQTVIETLCEVTKGDAYVTSDVGQHQMFAAQYYRFNKPNRWINSGGLGTMGFGLPAAMGVALSFPNDNVACVTGEGSIQMNIQELSTCLQYNLPVKIILLNNGVLGMVRQWQDMSYSGRHSHSYMESLPDFVKLVEAYGHVGMRITDLKDLKPMMEEAFAMKDRLVFLDIKVDVGEHVYPMQIRDGSMRDMWLSKTERT
- a CDS encoding DUF4124 domain-containing protein produces the protein MRWMILAATLTLAVAPAVGQAAQIYKWVDAQGVTHFDAQPPAGQTAQEINTGSPVAAPPAPPPQNQAGAREQEAVDAKVRKQVAAQEAKRKEACDEQRTSLAQLQNNPRVRQEVDGELRRFTEEERQARIAEVKKYLDDQCN
- a CDS encoding YqcC family protein, whose amino-acid sequence is MDKRFPKIADQLLLIERELRVLGWWKDVPPSDESLSSREPFCVDTLDFDQWLQWIFLPRMKIILEQDMPLPTASGILEMAEMVYASRIREARNLLALLKDFDRLITEAV
- a CDS encoding tetratricopeptide repeat protein produces the protein MNKWWIPAVTALALLNGCASQTRSAIPVVDSGSRVSNGERASSTRSNTYRAPVQAPAQSQTIQEDSGVTVMVPGGANASGAPISTFVPPTTAPISTAPINTAPVNQAPVNNPYTPPPATSNTYNMPASAPTGIPSASSGGLSEDEQLDGPVLALLTTAQQQQSGGDLNGASSSLERAQRVAPREPQVLYRLAQVRLAQGDAPQAEQLARRALTYANGRASLQASLWGLIAQSREKQGDAAGAALARQKANG
- the mrcB gene encoding penicillin-binding protein 1B — protein: MTRSRSPKKSPKPTNSRLRSLLGWALKLSLVGLVILGCFAVYLDSIVQEKFSGKRWTIPAKVYARPLELFVGQKLSRDDFLLELDALGYRREGVANGPGAAAVNGNTVDLNTRGFQFYEGADPAQQIHVRFSGDYVAELTAANGAKLAVARLEPLMIGGLYPKNLEDRILIKLDQAPPYLLDTLVTVEDRDFYHHFGVSPKGIVRAFWINASAGQMRQGGSTLTQQLVKNFYLTNERSITRKLTEAMMAVLLEIHYSKQEILEAYLNEVFVGQDGQRAVHGFGLASQYFFSQPLSELKLHQVALLVGLVKGPSYYNPRRNPERALERRNLVLDLLEQQGIATPEVVAAAKKMPLGVTKTGSLADSSFPDFLDLVKRQLRQDYRDEDLTEEGLRIFTSFDPILQMKSEAAVRESFAKISGRKGADEMETAMVVTNPETGEVQALIGSRQAGFAGFNRALDAVRPIGSLVKPAIYLTALERPQQYTLTSWIPDEPFQVKGADGQIWKPQNYDHKAHGNIFLYQGLAHSYNLSSAKLGLDLGIPNVFKTLTKLGVTREWPAFPSMLLGAGALTPIEVATMYQTIASGGFNTPLRGIRSVLTAEGEPLKRYPFQIQQRFDPGSIYLLQNAMQRVMREGTGKSVYNVLPGTLNLAGKSGTTNDSRDSWFAGFSQDLLAIVWMGRDDNGKTPFTGATGALQIWTSFMKKADPLPLDMAMPDNVVQGWVNASTGEGTDASCPNAVQMPYIRGSEPQPGPTCGGAAAPADSVMDWVKGWLN
- a CDS encoding AAA family ATPase, with amino-acid sequence MSQTLIAALQNPALFPHPVEEFQVIETHISWVLLTGPYVYKMKKPVNFGFLDFTSLPARQHFCEQELMLNQRLTDNLYLEVLPITGSIEAPQLNGEGEAIEYVLKMRQFPQDGLLSTLQAKGELTTAHIDDMARQIADFHLKSPKVPMENPLGSADSAMAPVTQNFEQILPFLSEKSDLIQLEALEAWANTSFERLKPLMNQRKLDGFVRECHGDIHLGNATLIDGKVVIFDCIEFNEPFRMTDVYADIGFLAMDLEDRGLKSLSRRLVSQYLELTGDYEGLQLLNFYKAYRAMVRAKVALFSLNANADQVQRAATLRQYRNYANLAESYSAIPSNFLAITHGVSAVGKSQVAMRLVEALGAIRLRSDVERKRAFADHEDLYSADVSAATYQRLNELAGVVLRAGLPVVIDATYLKLPQRQATAKIAEKEAAPFLIIDCAAPKAVIEGWLAQRRAQNQDPSDATMEVIEAQLASREALTADEILRSRHVETNVSGDLDKLVADIRQHLPGL
- a CDS encoding pentapeptide repeat-containing protein; the encoded protein is MNQPKQLDSPLFALLRKDDVTAFNLERPKQGPVDLSAGDFRGLDLREINAEGIDFSDAYFRSADLRGVDFRTTRLEGASIAHAQISGAYFPPELSADEILMSVNFGTRLRYRTR
- a CDS encoding TfoX/Sxy family protein — encoded protein: MDDELLGMKNLGKTSVQWLHAAGIHTIADLRRLGAIQAYRAVQVRGFRASKALLYSLEGALSNRPWSELSQEYKDSLDTELRNACPGAIGER